Proteins encoded in a region of the Pelmatolapia mariae isolate MD_Pm_ZW linkage group LG6, Pm_UMD_F_2, whole genome shotgun sequence genome:
- the hadh gene encoding hydroxyacyl-coenzyme A dehydrogenase, mitochondrial codes for MAFAAPQIVRGFSSSAVRNVVIKNVTIIGGGQMGAGIAQVAASTGHSVTLVDTSDDILKKSIKMIEGSLKRVVKKKFSDKPEAGEEFIKKVVQKVSTSTDAESAVQGSDLVVEAIVENLKIKQDLFSRLDKLAPSHTIFASNTSSLSICDIASSTNRQDRFGGLHFFNPVAMMKLVEVIGTPATSQDTLDSLLDFSKVLGKTPVSCKDTSGFIVNRLLVPCMMEAIRLYERGDASKEDIDIGMKLGAGYPMGPFELADYVGLDIVKAVIEAFKTKDPKNPLFDSSDLLNKLVAEGKLGIKTGQGFYKHK; via the exons ATGGCTTTCGCAGCTCCTCAGATTGTCAGAGGCTTCTCGTCCTCAGCTGTCCGAAATGttgttattaaaaatgtaacgATCATCGGAGGTGGACAGATGGGTGCGGGGATTGCACAA GTTGCCGCATCAACGGGCCACTCTGTGACACTGGTGGACACGTCTGACGACATCCTCAAAAAGTCTATTAAAATGATTGAAGGGAGCCTTAAACGAGTGGTGAAGAAGAAGTTTTCTGATAAGCCAGAA GCAGGTGAAGAGTTCATCAAGAAAGTTGTGCAGAAAGTGTCGACCTCCACAGACGCTGAATCTGCCGTTCAGGGCTCGGATCTTGTGGTGGAGGCCATTGTTGAAAATCTAAAGATCAAGCAGGATCTTTTCAGTAGGCTCGACAAGTTGGCACCATC GCACACCATCTTTGCCAGTAACACGTCCTCGCTGTCTATCTGTGACATCGCCAGCTCCACCAACAGGCAAGACAGATTCGGTGGCCTTCACTTCTTCAACCCAGTTGCTATGATGAAGCTGGTAGAG GTGATTGGAACTCCAGCAACAAGCCAAGACACTTTGGATTCCCTCCTGGACTTCAGCAAAGTGCTTGGAAAAACACCAGTGTCCTGCAAG GATACCTCTGGATTCATTGTAAACCGTCTACTTGTTCCATGCATGATGGAAGCCATCCGGTTGTATGAGAGAG GCGATGCATCCAAAGAAGACATTGACATTGGTATGAAACTCGGCGCTGGTTATCCCATGGGGCCATTTGAACTTGCTGATTATGTAGGACTAGACATAGTAAAGGCTGTTATTGAAG CCTTCAAGACAAAGGATCCTAAGAACCCTCTCTTTGATTCGAGTGACCTGCTGAACAAGCTGGTTGCAGAGGGCAAACTTGGCATAAAGACAGGACAGGGATTCTACAAGCACAAGTGA
- the LOC134629127 gene encoding cytochrome P450 2U1 — MVSLSGVKDSVLLNANVAALIIIALALVALYQKQRNLRYKNIPPGPKPWPVVGNFGGFLVPSCILRKRIINPTDGLAELAKVYGNIYSLFVGSQLIVVLNGYEAVRDALSNHPEVFSDRPDIPTVTILTKRKGIVFAPYGPVWRKQRKFCHTTLRSFGLGKLSLEPCIKEGLATIKTELLRLNEECGGAGVDPSPLIGNAVSNVICTLILGQRFHHEDREFRTMLDLMARGLEICMNSPAVLINVFPLLYWLPFGVFRELRQVERDITVFLKRIITKHRATLDADNPRDLTDMYLMEMLAQQDAREEDSSFTEDYLFYIIGDLFIAGTDTTTNSVLWTLLYMVIYPDIQDKVHAEIDEVVGKDRVPSLTDKGSLPFTEATIMEVQRMTVAVPLAIPHMASQTTEFRGYTIPKGTVILPNLWSVHRDPTVWDDADSFNPERFLDNEGKLFRKECFIPFGIGRRVCMGEQLAKMELFLTVTSLLQAFKFRLPEGKRPPPLHGRFGLTLAPCPFTVCVTARNSETDDL, encoded by the exons ATGGTTTCGCTCTCAGGCGTGAAGGACTCCGTGCTGTTAAATGCAAACGTTGCGGCTTTAATAATAATCGCGTTGGCGCTGGTTGCTCTTTATCAAAAACAGCGGAATTTAAGATATAAAAACATTCCGCCAGGTCCGAAGCCATGGCCAGTGGTCGGAAACTTCGGCGGCTTTCTCGTACCGTCTTGTATCCTCAGGAAACGGATCATAAACCCCACTGACGGTTTGGCAGAATTGGCTAAAGTTTATGGTAACATATACAGCCTTTTTGTAGGGAGTCAACTTATCGTGGTGCTCAATGGCTATGAAGCGGTCAGGGATGCCCTCTCAAACCATCCGGAGGTGTTCTCCGACAGGCCAGACATCCCTACCGTCACTATCCTGACTAAACGCAAAG GGATCGTCTTTGCACCTTACGGGCCAGTATGGCGAAAGCAGCGCAAGTTCTGCCACACCACACTCCGCAGCTTTGGTCTGGGGAAGCTAAGTCTGGAGCCTTGCATTAAGGAAGGCCTTGCTACAATCAAAACAGAGCTGCTGCGGCTGAATGAGGAGTGTGGTGGCGCTGGTGTGGACCCGAGTCCACTAATTGGCAACGCTGTGTCAAACGTCATCTGCACACTGATCCTGGGTCAGCGCTTCCATCACGAGGATCGCGAGTTCCGCACCATGCTGGACCTGATGGCGCGAGGGCTGGAGATCTGCATGAACAGCCCGGCAGTCCTCATCAACGTTTTCCCGCTGCTCTACTGGTTGCCTTTTGGAGTTTTCAGAGAGTTGCGTCAGGTGGAAAGAGACATCACCGTGTTTCTTAAGAGGATTATTACAAAGCACCGTGCAACACTAGATGCCGACAATCCAAGGGATCTCACAGACATGTACTTGATGGAGATGCTGGCCCAGCAAGATGCTAGAGAGGAGGACAGCAGCTTCACAGAGGATTATCTCTTTTATATCATAGGAGACCTCTTCATTGCTGGCACTGACACCACCACCAATTCGGTTTTGTGGACTCTGCTTTATATGGTCATATACCCTGATATCCAAG ACAAGGTCCATGCAGAGATTGATGAAGTAGTGGGCAAAGATCGGGTGCCGTCTCTGACTGATAAGGGAAGTTTGCCTTTTACTGAAGCCACCATCATGGAAGTGCAGAGAATGACTGTGGCAGTTCCCCTGGCTATTCCTCACATGGCCTCACAAACAACAG agttTAGAGGCTACACTATTCCTAAAGGGACTGTCATTTTGCCCAACCTGTGGTCTGTCCATAGAGATCCCACTGTGTGGGATGATGCAGACAGTTTTAACCCAGAACGCTTCTTGGACAATGAGGGAAAGCTGTTCAGGAAAGAGTGCTTTATACCATTTGGGATTG GTCGCAGGGTATGCATGGGTGAACAGCTGGCAAAGATGGAGCTGTTTCTGACAGTCACCAGCTTACTGCAGGCCTTCAAATTCAGGCTCCCAGAGGGAAAgcgtccacctcccctgcacgGACGGTTCGGACTGACACTAGCACCTTGCCCATTCACTGTGTGCGTGACTGCTCGCAACAGTGAAACTGACGACCTGTAA